A portion of the Carya illinoinensis cultivar Pawnee chromosome 11, C.illinoinensisPawnee_v1, whole genome shotgun sequence genome contains these proteins:
- the LOC122282123 gene encoding zinc transporter 1-like, with amino-acid sequence MVINLQSCSFKILSCILFFVTLLLPTISGDCTCDAEATETHNSSTALKYKLGSIACILVASAIGVCIPLLGKKFPALSPENDIFFMIKAFAAGVILATGFIHILPDAFDKLTSPCLDQNPWGNFPFTGFFTMVSAIGTLMVDTYATNYYERSHFNKQVNADEERSGSEHAGHVHVHTHATHGHAHGSSISTPSQHGTANSSELIRHRIIAQVLELGIVFHSVIIGVDMGASQSVGTIKPLLVALSFHQFFEGIGLGGCISQAKFKSRSAAIMATFFSVTTPLGIAIGIGISSTYKDNSQTALIVEGSFNALAAGILIYMALVDLLAADFMNPRVKQNVRIQIGVNFSLLLGAGCMSLLAKWA; translated from the exons ATGGTTATTAATCTTCAATCttgttcttttaaaattttgagctGCATATTATTCTTTGTTACTCTTCTCCTCCCCACCATATCTGGTGATTGTACTTGTGATGCTGAGGCCACAGAAACACACAATAGCAGCACAGCACTTAAATACAAACTGGGTTCAATAGCTTGCATTCTTGTTGCAAGTGCTATTGGGGTATGCATCCCATTGCTAGGAAAGAAGTTCCCAGCTCTTAGCCcggaaaatgatatctttttcATGATCAAGGCCTTTGCCGCCGGTGTGATTCTGGCAACCGGGTTCATTCATATCCTGCCAGATGCATTCGACAAATTGACTTCACCATGCCTCGATCAAAATCCATGGGGGAATTTCCCCTTCACAGGTTTCTTTACCATGGTTTCAGCAATTGGAACGTTGATGGTGGATACCTATGCCACCAACTATTACGAGCGCTCTCACTTCAATAAACAG GTAAATGCAGATGAAGAGAGGTCGGGCAGCGAGCACGCGGGTCACGTACATGTTCACACACACGCCACACATGGGCATGCTCATGGCTCATCAATCAGTACCCCTTCCCAACATGGAACGGCCAATTCGTCGGAGCTAATACGTCATCGTATTATTGCACAA gtATTGGAGTTAGGAATTGTATTCCATTCAGTGATTATTGGAGTAGATATGGGTGCTTCTCAAAGCGTTGGGACAATAAAGCCTCTCCTTGTGGCCTTGTCTTTCCATCAATTTTTTGAGGGTATAGGTCTTGGTGGCTGCATCTCTCAG GCAAAATTCAAGAGTAGGTCTGCAGCAATAATGGCAACATTTTTCTCAGTGACAACCCCATTAGGGATTGCAATTGGCATTGGAATATCAAGCACTTACAAAGACAatagccaaactgctctgattgTTGAAGGGAGTTTCAATGCTCTTGCAGCTGGGATTCTGATTTATATGGCACTTGTTGATCTATTAGCAGCAGATTTCATGAACCCAAGAGTGAAACAAAATGTAAGGATTCAAATAGGAGTAAATTTCTCACTTCTTCTAGGGGCTGGATGTATGTCTCTCTTGGCCAAATGGGCTTGA